CAGCCGCGACCAGCCCCAGCCCACTGACTCCGCGGCGCGTGAGTCGGCGGTTCAGCCGGTCCAGTCCGTCGGCCAATCGGCGCTTGAGGGTGCTCAGTGACACTCCGAGGACGGCGGCTGCGGCGTCCCGCGTTTGCCCGTCCAGGTAGCACAGGACCAACGGCGCACGCAAGTCATCGGGAAGCGCGTTGAGTTCCTCGTCGAGTGCCGCGCGCACCTCTTTCCATGACAGGTCGGCGAGCGGCTCTGCGGTAATTGCGGGTTCTGGTGGGGCCGTTGGGCTAATTCGTCGGGCCTTGAGCTTCATCGCGGCGCGGAAGGCAGTGCGGTGCAACCAGCCGGGCAGGGCGGTGGGTGTGTGAAGGGCTCGGGCGTTTTCGACCAGCGCGAGGAACGTAGTTTGAAAGGCGTCGTCGGCGTCAGTGGTCGGCCCGAGTACGCGGTGGCACACGCCCAGCACCATTGGCCCGTGCCGTCGCACCAGCTCTGTGAACGCGCCTCCATCACCGCCCGCGGCGCGGGTCAGAAGGTTACTCTCGTTACACTCCGGACGCAGCGCGCGGGCCAATGAGCGGATTACGACAGGTGCGGACATAACGTTGCCCCTGGATACGGTGTCCTCATTATGAGCCGCGAGCCGGTCTCAACGGGTCAACATTTTGTGGTGCAATCCGTTCGGTTCGCACCCTGATCTTCCCAATTGCTGAGCGGCTCTGTGTTTTTACTCGTGCCGTTGAGATCGCAGTCATGTCCAACGCGAGCCTAATCGCCCTAACTTCAGTACGGCTCTGTTTCGCAGGATCGGGTATGATTTTCTGACAACACAGGGTGTCGTCGCAGATTGTCGTTAAGTCACGGGGACGGTGTGATGGTGAATTCGTGGCGCGAGCATCCGAAGCTTAAGGGCCGGTTCTTGCCAGACCACCCGGACGACCTGCAAGTGCTCGTTCACGACGGCGGCCCGCGCATTTCCCGCAACGCGGGCGAGGTAGTGTGGGTCACGGTTACGGGGGCGGACGGCGAGGTGTTCCGCGGGCGCCTGCTGAATCAGCCGCACAACTTGCAGAGTGTCGGTCAGGGTGACGAGATCCGGTTCGTGGTCGCGGCCGGCGCCCGGTTCCCCGTAATGGTGACCGAGAAGTACCTACAGGAGCGCGGCGCGTGGATCATCATTCCCTGCCGCAAGTGCGGGTTCTCGGAACTGTTCGATGCCCCGTCCGACCTCATCCGGGTCGTGTTCCCGGACCAGCCGGCGGGGGCGGTGACGAGCATGTTCACCGCGTTCTGCCCGCTCTGCGGTGGGGTGCAGGGCGTCAAGTCGGTGGACAATCCGTTGCCTCGCGAAGAGAGCGAGCCGTCCGCACCGCGACCCGCGCTGGAGAAGCCCAAGCGCCCTTGGTGGCGGCTCTGGGGGTGAAACCGGTTCCGTTCGGTTGCACTCAACCCCGACGGATTGCTCGCCGCAGCCGGGAATGAGATGGTGGCGGATCAAACTTCGTTGGCGTTAGCACTTCGCGCTGGTTCAGTGGGGAACTCCATGATCGAGGAGATGTGGCAGAGCGGCGAAGACCCACAACCGATGCTTCGCTACTTGATCGGTACCGATGAGCCCCGCGTTCAGAGCGTCGAGGCGTTTCTCAACACGCGCGGGAGTGGGCGGAAGTTGCGCCTCTTCGCGTGCGCCTGCTACCACCGCATCAGCCGATTCTTGCCACACCCCGTGGCCCGCGAAACGGTGAGTACCGCCGAGCGATTCGCCGACGGCGCTGTGAGTGTAGCCGAGTTCCGCGCGGCGGAGGCCGCGGTGCGCGAACTGGTGACGGCCCTTGAACCGAGGTGGCGCGCTTCGACCGGGGCCGAGCGCGAGGCCCTCCACCCGACGCACGCGGCCCTCGCACTGGCCGGTATCGTGTGCTGGTGGGAATCGCAGAAAGCGGCGTACTACGCGGCGTCGAACGCCCATCTCGAATTGCCGTACCTTGCGAACCCCGGAGTGGAGCCGCGTGGCTCCGAGTGCGGTCGGTACGAAAGGGCTGAAAAACGGGCACAGTGCGAGTTGCTCCGCGAGATGTTCGGGAACCCGTTCCGCTCTGTTGCTTTCTCTTCTTTGTGGCGCACGTCTACTGCAGCTGCAATTGCGAAGCAGATGTACGAGGCGCGCGACTTCAGCGCAATGCCGATTCTCGCGGACGCACTTCAAGATGCCGGGTGCGACAGTGCCGATGCGCTCGGTCACTGCCGCGGTCCCGGTCCGCACGTGTACGGGTGCTGGGTCGCCGACCTCGTGTTCAGCAAGGAATAGGGCGAGGCGTGAAACGGTTCTGGTTGTGACTGCTCTACGTTCGACGTTCCTGAGATTTTCGCGCGACGCGCTCGGGGCGTGCGGGGACTATACGAGCGGAGGAAGCGAATGAGCGCGGCGCGGCCGGCGGAGATCCTGCGACAGTTGGAGCACACCGGCACGACCGATGCCGAACTGCTCGCGCGCTTCGTCGCGACCAAGGACACCGCCGCGTTCGAGGAACTGGTGCGCCGGCACGGATCACTGGTGCTGGGCGTGTGCAAGCGCGTGGTGCGCAACCCACAGGACGCAGAGGACGTGTTCCAGGCCACGTTCCTGGTGCTCGCGCAACAGGCCGCATCGGTACGCGACGGCACGCGCCTGTGGAGCTGGTTGTACGGGGTCGCGTTCCGGATCGCGTGGCGCGCCCGGCGTGCGGTCCGTCGGCGGCGCGGGCGGGAGGTTACGGTGGCTCAGTTACCCGAACCACCTGCACCCGACCACGCACCACCGCAAACGGACCTTGCACCGGTTCTGGACGAGGAACTCGCCGCGCTCCCGACGCACTACCGCGAGGCGATTGTTCTGTGCGACCTGCGCGGGACGTCGCGCGAGGACGCGGCAGTCGCGCTGGGCGTGCCCGAGGGGACGCTGTCGAGTCGGCTCGCTAACGGGCGGAAGAAGCTCGCGGCCCGGCTCACCAAGCGCGGGATCGCGCTGACGGTCGCCGCGCTGCCGGGAGCCCTCGCGGACGCTCGGGCCGGTGCTGTGCCGGGCGAATTGCTCGCCCGAACGTGCGAGCGGGTAACGCAATACACAACGAGCGGCACCATTCCCGGTTCGCTCGCCCAACTCATCAAAGGGAGACTGACGGTGCGCAACGTATTCGTGTTCGGATTGGTTACGCTCGCGGCAATTACGGGGACGGTGCTCGCTGCGCGCCCCAACAGCGCGCCACCGCGCGCGACGTCGAAGGCACCTGCCGTTGAGGAAAAGCAGGTTGTTACCGCTCCGCCCGACGCGAAGCACGCGACCGAGCCGGACAAGCCGAAGAAGCTCAAGACCGATGATGTGGTCAAACAGTGGCGGCCCCAGTTAAAGGGGGCAACCGACTTCCACCAGATGGGCGGAGAGCCAACAGATTCAGGCGTTGCGGCGTATGCGTTTCGAGTCGAAGGGCCGACGTTCGAGGAGGTGTGGACGCACTACGCCAAAATGTGTGGGGCGAAGCAGGAGTACAAAGCGAAAACGATGCTGGTTACCGCTGATAGCGGTCCCAATGGTAGTTTCGTGATATCCGACCGCGTGTACGCGGATAACGGCGCTGTTAAACGCGCGCTGTCCGTGTTCATGCTCAAAACGGACACCTACGTCGTGACCGTGACGTTCCAGCCGGACCCGGACGGTAAGGCAATCATCGGCAGCCTCAGTGTGGTTCTCCGCTAGATCCGCCCTCCATTTCAAGCGTTCTCACAATCCGCTCTGCTGTGTCTTCCCGATTGTCCTCACGGGCACCTTCGGGCGAACGCGCCGTTTTCGTGTCAATTCGGGGCGGTGTGGTACAATTGGGAATATGCAACGTCTCAACAAGTATCTGGCGCACGCGGGGGTCGGCTCGCGGCGCCACTGTGACAAACTCATCGCTGCCGGGCGCGTGAAGGTGGACGGCGTCCGGGTCAAGGAACTCGGGCTGAAGATCGACCCCGCGCACCACCAAGTCGCGGTCGACGACCAGCCGGTGAAGGCCGAGAAACTCGTCTACTGGGCAGTGAACAAGCCCGTCGGTCACCTCTGCACGAACCACGACCCCGCCGGGCGCCCCCGCGCGGTCGATCTGCTCCCGCACGTCGAACAGCGTGTCTACACCGTCGGGCGGCTCGACGAGGGCAGCGACGGGCTGTTGCTGATGACCAACGACGGCGACCTCGCGATGGGGCTGACGCACCCGCGGTACGGCGTGCCGAAAACGTACTTCGTGCTCGTCGCCGGGCGCCCCACCGACGAAGACCTCCAGAAACTACTCGACGGCGTCTGGCTGAGCGACGGTAAGGTGCGCGCGAAGAGCGTCAAGCGGGTGAAAGCCCAGGGGAACGGCACCTGGCTCCGCGTGATCCTGACCGAAGGGAAGAACCGCGAAATCCGCCGGATGCTCGCGAAGCTCGACCACAAGGTGATGCGCCTGAAGCGCGTCGCGATCGGTCCGGTGAAGCTGGACAAACTGCCGAAGGGCAAGGCGCGGCGGATCAGCGAGGACGAGCTGAAAGAACTCAAGTTGTTTGTCACGAAGTCGCAAGAAAAGATCACCGCCGCGCGCCTGCGGGCCAGCGAGAAGAAAGCCGATCCGGGTGACCGCCCTGCGTAATGTCTGTGAACGGTCTGCGCGAGCCAGCCGGTGCGATTTTGGCGAACGGCTGGCGTGAGCCGGCCGGTGCTGCCAGACCCACTAAACTCACACCAGCGCAGAAGACGAAACCGATTCGGTGTCGGTACGCTAAACTCACCCGGTCTCACTACCTCGTTCGCCTCAAACACCGGCCGGTTCACACCGGCCGTTCGCCAAAACAATGTTCCACCGCACCGCGCGCGTTCTCGAACACGTCAAACTCGCCGAGCGCACGTTCCGCGTTCGGCTCCACTGTCCCGAACTGGCCGCCACTATCAGGCCCGGTCAGTTCGTGATGCTCCGGCTGCCGAACACCACCGACCCACTGCTCGGGCGCCCGTTCGCGCTGTACGACACCGTGCTCGACGACTCCGGCGCTCCGGTCGCCGTGGACGTGGTCTACCTCGTCGTGGGGAAGATGACGGGCCGGCTCGTAGAAGTGCGAGCGGGCGAAGACCTTCAGGTATGGGGGCCGCTCGGGAAGCCGTTCTTGGATGTGGGGACGCCGGACCGCGTGACGCTCGTGGCGGGCGGGATCGGGCAGACTCCGTTTCTTGCTTACGCGCGCGAATTACTCGGCACACGCGGGTTCGGGGGCGATGCCCCGCGCGCACGCACGAAGAAAATTTCGCTCTATTACGGCGTGCGGTGTGCGGACCTCGCGGCCGGTGTGGACGACTTCCGCGCCGCGGGTGTCGATGTGAACCTCGCGAGCGACGACGGGAGTATCGGCACGAAGGGGTTCGTGACGCAGTTACTCGAAGCACACGGGGTAACAGGACCGCTCGTGGGGTGCGGACCGGAGCCGATGTTGCACGCGCTCGCGAAACTGGCGGCAAAGTGGAACGTACCGTGTCAGGTGTCGCTCGAAACGCCGATGGCCTGCGGCGTGGGTATCTGCTTCAGTTGCGTGGCGAAGGTGAAGACGCCGGAAGGCGATGACTACAAGCGCGTCTGTGTGGACGGCCCGTGTTTCGACGCGGCGAAGTTGGTGTGGGAGTAGGTTCTCTTCGTTGGCACCTCGCGTTTTGCCAAGAACCATCGACTTGAAGTGGACATCAAATGACCACGCCCGAGCGCGTCCTGCGTCGGGCGTGGTCGCGGCCGTGGCTTCCTGCCAGCCGCTTAGCTCATCGTGATGTCGTTAGCGGTCCAGTTTGCTGATCCGGAGCCGGTCGAAGTGCGGGCGCGGGAACGACACCGTGTCCACACGCACCGAGGGGCCGCTCGCGGTGCTCGTACCGTCCGCGATGCGGATGAACGGCAGGAGCACACGGTCGCCTTCCCTGGCGAATTGCGCATCCTGCGCGTACCGTGTGTTTTCGCGTGTCTTGAGCACTCGGCGCTGGTTGCGCCGAGCGGCCTCGAACTTGGTCCGCTCCCAGGCGGTCGAGAGTTCGGAGTGCCCCGGACGGAGGAACATCGCCTTCGCCAACA
This region of Gemmata massiliana genomic DNA includes:
- a CDS encoding DUF2314 domain-containing protein, whose product is MVNSWREHPKLKGRFLPDHPDDLQVLVHDGGPRISRNAGEVVWVTVTGADGEVFRGRLLNQPHNLQSVGQGDEIRFVVAAGARFPVMVTEKYLQERGAWIIIPCRKCGFSELFDAPSDLIRVVFPDQPAGAVTSMFTAFCPLCGGVQGVKSVDNPLPREESEPSAPRPALEKPKRPWWRLWG
- a CDS encoding dihydroorotate dehydrogenase electron transfer subunit, which codes for MFHRTARVLEHVKLAERTFRVRLHCPELAATIRPGQFVMLRLPNTTDPLLGRPFALYDTVLDDSGAPVAVDVVYLVVGKMTGRLVEVRAGEDLQVWGPLGKPFLDVGTPDRVTLVAGGIGQTPFLAYARELLGTRGFGGDAPRARTKKISLYYGVRCADLAAGVDDFRAAGVDVNLASDDGSIGTKGFVTQLLEAHGVTGPLVGCGPEPMLHALAKLAAKWNVPCQVSLETPMACGVGICFSCVAKVKTPEGDDYKRVCVDGPCFDAAKLVWE
- a CDS encoding RNA polymerase sigma factor; translation: MSAARPAEILRQLEHTGTTDAELLARFVATKDTAAFEELVRRHGSLVLGVCKRVVRNPQDAEDVFQATFLVLAQQAASVRDGTRLWSWLYGVAFRIAWRARRAVRRRRGREVTVAQLPEPPAPDHAPPQTDLAPVLDEELAALPTHYREAIVLCDLRGTSREDAAVALGVPEGTLSSRLANGRKKLAARLTKRGIALTVAALPGALADARAGAVPGELLARTCERVTQYTTSGTIPGSLAQLIKGRLTVRNVFVFGLVTLAAITGTVLAARPNSAPPRATSKAPAVEEKQVVTAPPDAKHATEPDKPKKLKTDDVVKQWRPQLKGATDFHQMGGEPTDSGVAAYAFRVEGPTFEEVWTHYAKMCGAKQEYKAKTMLVTADSGPNGSFVISDRVYADNGAVKRALSVFMLKTDTYVVTVTFQPDPDGKAIIGSLSVVLR
- a CDS encoding pseudouridine synthase, whose translation is MQRLNKYLAHAGVGSRRHCDKLIAAGRVKVDGVRVKELGLKIDPAHHQVAVDDQPVKAEKLVYWAVNKPVGHLCTNHDPAGRPRAVDLLPHVEQRVYTVGRLDEGSDGLLLMTNDGDLAMGLTHPRYGVPKTYFVLVAGRPTDEDLQKLLDGVWLSDGKVRAKSVKRVKAQGNGTWLRVILTEGKNREIRRMLAKLDHKVMRLKRVAIGPVKLDKLPKGKARRISEDELKELKLFVTKSQEKITAARLRASEKKADPGDRPA